The following are encoded together in the Solenopsis invicta isolate M01_SB chromosome 14, UNIL_Sinv_3.0, whole genome shotgun sequence genome:
- the LOC120359483 gene encoding uncharacterized protein LOC120359483 produces MDATKKQRKIQRMAFTKALTAFTAKMDSDCSSEDKMVAFQFLETKMSELDTVHSAYNQALFQSDLDEEVIAKELESDDAYKTQYLTAKMKVTSRRPAIPEDGSSTRVTNTTKTSKFPKLELPKFNGNIKEWLPFWSQFKKINDDMSISSEDKFQYLLQATGPDSRANEIVKSFPPTGENYAKAITSLRNRFGRDDIVVEFYVRELLGLVLQNAVKGNKKPSLGSLYDKIECYIRALETLGVTTDKCAAMLYPLVESSLPEEVLRAWQRSGQRGLAEDNGQRETTDRLAKLLKFLQLEVENEERIDMALTGFGLSTEHDKAKKLRNKPESSKETASASVLLVAKEQKKPVCIFCKSNHESQHCENAHKLTLNERRDIVKKENCCYNCLIRGHAAQKCRSRLKCDWCTRRHVLLMCPGIFRKESVSAIKSDDNKNTVSDDNKKTVEDSSLATFCERYDVYLQTLRVKIYSMSREKIVRAVIDTAAQRSYIRTDIVKDLGYNSLGELKVTHTLFGGIKSGVEKHEMFRIHLRSLDGSYACNFSAMNTNVICSTIPSIKKDSWVNELRNNNINLTDIGEETDAIGILIGADVAGKLMTGRKYNLENGLTAFETLLGWTVMGKLPMISRRSDTAVTLTTLFVQEASPSDLWRLDVIGITDPIEKTDKFEQEERIREFLQETARLNNEGRYEVKLPWVDDHAPVSSNYDIARNRLKKCTQKLKAQNLFEVYDNVFQEWLSEGIIERVTDSEINGSGHYLPHRPVVKTHGTTKIRPVFDASASRKGYPSLNQCLETGPNLIELVPSALNRFREGEIGVVSDIKRAFLQISVHKEDRDYLRFFWIVNNEIIIFRHCRVVFGLACSPFLLAAIIEFHLSTYMKAVKETETIIQKLRNAFYVDNCVTSVNSEEELKNFVQEATSILAAGGFELRGWESSGETIENESSLVLGILWNKKEDTISINPAVLNENSPDVITKRTILSATHKVFDPVGFTCPVSLLPKLLLKEFWAEKIDWDTEIEDNRGNQFRNWLNDLDKLNQIKIPRKLGKGNLTLYTFCDASGLAYAAAVFARVENGNNTSVRLLSAKSRIAPRKTTIPRLELMAATIVVRLTISVSKSLTRKILKTTFWTDSTTVLAWIKRDTQWGTFVWNRIKEIRTLSEPNDWRHVPGDLNPADLPSRGCSPAQLVHSEWWFGPTWLYKVESEWPITSPDIYSEEEIIKEAKRSILVHTVKTEIFKFKANQYFSSYSKLVRFFAWMLRFFANCRKKVSNKEAAKKNDSRQRLTLSFAERKAAETKLFKHLQSNMFNSVSKTKLSAFRTMKTEDGLYLLKTKIFNRCDNYNFLCPILLSNDEDIVPMLVREYHESMGHAGTQIIMAKLREKFWIISLRKIVRAVISDCIICKKQRVKRMETETPPLPLNRVRNAAIFEIVGVDFAGPLISRGGGKSWICIFTCAVYRAIHLELASTLSTQGFLECLRRFIARRGRPKVIYSDNGTNFTGAANALSKLDWEKIGKHKSLTQIEWYFNPPAAPWWGGWWERLIGILKTLLRKILGKASLPYENLYTVLCDVEAIINGRPLTYISEDPDDLRPLSPSMFLQEIREYGVPDSDMLYRKKLNNKFKYRQKIFEDLRKRFRTEYLGQLLLKNGRKETRKFKVGDVVLIGDDTHRRIDWPLARIIEIIPGSDGQGRVLTLKTRNGMFKRPIQRIYPLEISQEKEDVTDLREKAKFGKVMRTDLNREPNNCKTDDMLSYKPKEQDPKTVTTRSGRVVKKPERFGC; encoded by the coding sequence ATGGATGCTACCAAGAAACAGAGAAAGATCCAGAGGATGGCCTTCACGAAGGCACTCACGGCTTTTACGGCAAAAATGGACAGTGATTGCTCAAGTGAAGACAAGATGGTGGCCTTCCAATTTCTCGAAACAAAGATGTCGGAATTAGATACTGTGCATTCGGCATATAATCAGGCGCTTTTCCAATCAGACCTGGACGAAGAGGTTATCGCCAAGGAGTTGGAATCGGACGACGCATATAAAACGCAGTACCTAACCGCAAAAATGAAGGTAACGTCGAGAAGGCCCGCGATACCGGAAGACGGATCAAGCACGAGGGTAACCAATACTACCAAGACCTCGAAGTTTCCAAAGCTGGAACTGCCAAAATTCAATGGCAATATCAAGGAATGGCTACCGTTCTGGAGCCAATTCAAGAAGATTAACGACGATATGTCGATAAGCAGTGAAGACAAGTTCCAGTATCTTCTACAGGCCACCGGTCCAGATTCCCGAGCCAATGAGATCGTGAAAAGTTTCCCGCCCACGGGCGAGAATTACGCGAAGGCGATCACGAGCTTGAGAAATCGTTTCGGAAGAGACGACATTGTAGTGGAATTCTACGTTCGGGAACTTCTGGGTCTCGTGCTGCAAAACGCCGtgaaaggaaacaaaaagccGTCGCTGGGCAGCCTATACGATAAAATCGAGTGTTATATACGAGCATTGGAAACGCTCGGTGTGACGACGGATAAGTGTGCGGCCATGCTCTATCCATTGGTTGAGTCGTCCCTTCCAGAAGAGGTCCTACGAGCATGGCAACGTAGCGGTCAACGAGGATTGGCTGAGGACAACGGGCAACGTGAGACTACCGATCGACTGGCCAAACTGCTGAAGTTTCTGCAATTGGAGGTAGAAAACGAGGAACGTATCGACATGGCGCTGACAGGATTCGGGTTATCGACGGAGCACGACAAAGCAAAAAAGCTGAGAAACAAACCAGAATCGTCAAAGGAAACGGCCAGCGCTAGCGTACTTCTCGTCGCGAAAGAGCAGAAAAAACCGGtctgtattttttgtaaatcgAATCACGAAAGCCAACACTGTGAAAACGCACATAAGTTAACGTTAAATGAACGTAGAGATATcgtcaaaaaagaaaattgttgttACAATTGTTTGATACGAGGACACGCGGCACAAAAATGTAGAAGCAGGTTGAAATGCGATTGGTGTACGAGACGCCATGTTCTCTTAATGTGTCCGGGTATTTTTCGCAAAGAGAGCGTTTCCGCGATCAAATCGGACGATAATAAGAATACGGTCTCGGATGACAATAAGAAAACAGTCGAAGATTCTAGTTTAGCTACGTTTTGTGAAAGGTATGACGTGTACTTGCAAACTCTTCGCGTAAAAATATATTCGATGTCACGGGAGAAAATTGTAAGAGCGGTCATTGATACAGCCGCACAACGGTCATATATCCGCACCGATATCGTAAAAGATTTAGGTTATAATTCGCTAGGAGAATTAAAAGTTACACATACGTTGTTCGGTGGAATTAAATCCGGGGTCGAGAAACACGAGATGTTCCGAATACATTTGAGAAGTTTAGATGGTTCGTATGCATGCAATTTTTCTGCTATGAATACAAACGTTATTTGCAGTACTATTCCGAGCATCAAAAAAGACTCTTGGGTTAACGAACTAcgcaacaataatattaatttaactgataTCGGAGAAGAAACCGACGCGATAGGCATTCTTATCGGTGCGGACGTGGCAGGCAAACTGATGACCGGTcgaaaatataatttggaaaatggACTAACAGCATTTGAAACTCTCCTAGGTTGGACAGTAATGGGAAAATTGCCGATGATATCTCGGAGATCCGACACCGCGGTAACGCTTACGACGCTGTTTGTGCAAGAGGCCAGTCCGTCTGATCTGTGGCGTTTAGATGTCATTGGTATCACGGATCCAATTGAAAAGACGGATAAATTTGAACAAGAGGAACGAATTCGAGAGTTTCTGCAGGAGACAGCGAGGTTGAACAACGAAGGTCGATACGAAGTTAAATTACCGTGGGTGGACGACCACGCTCCGGTTTCCAGTAATTATGATATCGCGCGCAATAGATTAAAGAAATGTACGCAAAAGCTTAAAGCCCAAAATCTTTTCGAAGTATACGATAATGTTTTTCAGGAATGGTTGTCGGAAGGCATTATTGAAAGAGTAACGGACAGCGAAATTAACGGTTCCGGGCATTATTTGCCGCATCGTCCAGTAGTAAAGACGCACGGCACGACAAAAATCAGACCGGTGTTTGATGCCTCGGCGAGCAGAAAGGGTTATCCGTCGTTAAATCAATGTCTGGAAACGGGGCCCAATTTGATTGAATTAGTACCGTCAGCTCTAAACAGATTTCGAGAAGGGGAAATTGGAGTGGTGTCAGATATTAAAAGGGCGTTCTTGCAAATCTCCGTACACAAAGAGGATAGAGATTATCTACGTTTCTTCTGGattgtaaataatgaaataataatcttCCGTCATTGTCGTGTAGTTTTCGGTTTGGCATGTAGTCCCTTTTTATTAGCAGCTATTATAGAGTTTCATTTATCGACATACATGAAAGCTGTAAAAGAAACCGAaactataatacaaaaattgagAAACGCGTTTTATGTAGACAACTGTGTAACAAGCGTAAATTCGGAAGAAGAGTTAAAAAACTTTGTACAAGAAGCTACGTCGATTTTAGCGGCAGGCGGATTTGAATTACGGGGATGGGAAAGCTCGGGTGAAACGATAGAAAATGAATCGAGTCTCGTTTTGGGAATTTTATGGAATAAAAAGGAAGATACAATATCAATTAATCCAGCAGTATTAAACGAGAATTCACCTGatgtaataacaaaaagaaCAATTCTGTCTGCAACACATAAAGTTTTTGATCCTGTAGGTTTTACGTGCCCTGTGTCTTTGCTACCCAAGTTGTTACTTAAAGAATTTTGGGCGGAAAAGATAGACTGGGATACCGAAATCGAAGACAATCGGGGCAATCAATTTAGAAACTGGCTAAACGACTTAGATAAGTTAAACCAGATTAAAATTCCGCGAAAACTGGGCAAAGGAAATCTAACGTTATACACATTTTGTGACGCGAGTGGACTAGCATACGCGGCGGCGGTCTTTGCTAGAGTTGAGAACGGGAATAACACAAGTGTTAGACTTCTAAGTGCTAAATCTCGTATAGCCCCGCGAAAAACTACCATTCCGCGTTTAGAATTGATGGCGGCCACCATTGTAGTCCGGCTAACGATATCGGTGTCTAAATCTCTAACGCGAAAAATTTTAAAGACAACGTTTTGGACAGATTCGACGACGGTCTTAGCGTGGATTAAACGGGACACGCAATGGGGTACATTTGTCTGGAATAGGATAAAAGAAATTCGGACTCTTAGCGAACCAAATGATTGGAGACATGTACCCGGAGATTTAAATCCCGCGGATCTTCCCTCACGTGGCTGCAGTCCGGCACAATTAGTGCATTCCGAATGGTGGTTTGGCCCAACGTGGCTCTATAAAGTCGAATCCGAGTGGCCCATAACTAGTCCAGACATTTATAGTGAAGaggaaataataaaagaagcgAAAAGGTCAATTCTAGTACACACAGTAAAAACTGagatttttaagtttaaagcCAATCAGTACTTTTCTTCCTACAGCAAACTTGTTCGATTTTTTGCGTGGATGCTTAGATTTTTCGCTAACTGTAGGAAAAAAGTCAGTAATAAAGAAGCTGCAAAGAAGAATGATTCTAGACAACGATTAACATTATCTTTTGCAGAAAGAAAAGCAGCcgaaacaaaactttttaagcATTTACAAAGTAATATGTTTAACTCAGTATCTAAAACCAAGTTATCGGCATTTCGAACAATGAAAACTGAAGACGGGCTGTACCTTTTGAAAACTAAGATTTTTAATAGAtgcgataattataatttcttgtgTCCTATTCTTTTATCAAACGACGAAGATATCGTTCCAATGCTGGTTCGAGAATATCACGAGTCTATGGGCCACGCGGGGACACAAATAATTATGGCCAAACTACGGGAGAAATTCTGGATTATTTCTCTTCGGAAAATTGTAAGAGCAGTTATCTCGGACTGCATAATTTGCAAAAAGCAAAGAGTTAAACGCATGGAAACCGAAACCCCTCCGTTACCTCTCAACCGCGTTCGAAATGCCGCGATTTTCGAAATAGTTGGAGTGGATTTTGCAGGGCCACTAATTTCGCGGGGGGGAGGGAAGAGTTGGATCTGCATTTTTACGTGTGCAGTGTACAGAGCAATCCATCTTGAATTAGCATCGACGCTATCAACACAGGGTTTCTTAGAATGTTTGCGCAGATTTATAGCAAGACGCGGACGTCCAAAAGTCATATATAGTGACAATGGAACTAATTTTACGGGCGCCGCTAACGCTCTGAGCAAGTTAGATTGGGAAAAAATCGGCAAACATAAATCGTTAACTCAAATTGAATGGTATTTCAATCCACCAGCGGCACCGTGGTGGGGTGGTTGGTGGGAAAGATTAATAGGAATTTTGAAAACGTTGCTACGTAAGATTTTGGGCAAAGCGAGTCTTCCTTACGAAAACTTATATACCGTTCTATGTGATGTCGAAGCAATAATAAATGGTCGTCCACTCACGTATATCTCAGAAGATCCAGACGATCTTAGACCATTGTCGCCTTcaatgtttttgcaagaaattcgaGAGTACGGTGTTCCAGATAGCGACATGCTCTATCGtaaaaaactaaataacaaGTTTAAATACAGACAGAAAATTTTCGAGGACCTTCGGAAAAGATTCCGCACTGAATATTTAGGCCaactattgttaaaaaatggaAGGAAAGAAACGCGAAAATTCAAAGTGGGTGATGTCGTTTTGATCGGCGATGACACACATAGACGCATAGACTGGCCTCTTGCacgaataatagaaataattccGGGTTCCGATGGTCAAGGCAGAGTACTTACTCTAAAAACTAGGAATGGTATGTTTAAGAGACCAATACAGAGGATCTATCCGTTAGAGATTTCGCAAGAGAAAGAAGATGTAACAGATTTACGAGAAAAAGCGAAATTCGGAAAAGTTATGCGTACAGATCTCAATCGGGAGCcgaataattgtaaaaccgATGACATGTTAAGTTATAAACCAAAGGAGCAAGATCCGAAGACCGTCACCACTAGAAGTGGTCGCGTAGTTAAGAAACCGGAACGTTTTGGATGTTAG